ATACAAGCAAAATAGGGAAAAACAAGAAgctaagatatatatatatatatatatatatacatacacacaggCCAAGACTCATCATACTAAAGCCAACTTATCTACAAAATCTAgaagaaaacttgtagaaaaaggaaaaagggtgaGAAACCACTCAGAGTCTTGAAAAACGTGAACTTAAGATTTGGCACTAAAATTTCCTCTCTTTCAAATGTTCAATGGTTCCTCTCTTTCCAAATGCACTGCATGAGACATGTTGGGGCAACACCCCACGCTGCCCCACATTTGCAAACCCCCACAGTGCCTCTCCAAGACTCCAACACGCCAAGAACAGAATTGGGCATCACCCAATTGAAACcatgtaaaataaaaactccACACGTCTCTAGCAATGAGGCAATGTAGGAGATAATTCACTAAATAATCTGACACGAATGGCTCTTTAACTCTTGCAAATCTGAAAGAGAAGATCACAAAAGTGCCAATAGCTTTGTAGCTTAATTGGCACTTCCCCATACATAAAATGCTTGGGAGTCTAAAggggaaagggttcgagctACAAGATTAGTAGCATATTATAACTATCTCAAGATCACTAACGCAGCAGCGAAGAGGGTGGAAGAGAAGGCAGAGGAgatcaaatttgattttaagcTCAAAGGCTTTGATGAGTCTCCTCACTTGGTGGCTGCTCAACCAGCTACTGCTGCCACCCTAAATTGAGCCATTGGGTCCCAACTCAGCTCAACCACTTCCGATCACCTGCACAAAAGAGCTACCTGGTCTTCTTGCTCACtgcccagagagagagagagagagaggagagatagggaatagaaagaaagagaagagagaacgAGGGAGGAGAGAGAGGGTAAGACAGATGGGGCTTGTTTTCCTTGGCTTGTTTCTAAAGATAACAAATGCaggaaaacacaaaaacaaaaacaaaaaatttggaaaaacgTTGTCTGCCCAAACAAACGGAgcagaaaaataattcaagGGGTTTCATGACCAAACAATCATGTGTTTCAATAATTCAGGTGATTTAAGTGTAATTGAGATGATAGTTTAGGGTGGAAAGGTAAATTTCCCTAATAATTACTCTAtgttttttaaatacaatttgAAAGTACCACATACATAAGTACTATATGTccctttgtttatttatttatgataagAATGtccctttatttatttcttagtaagttacacatgcaaaTAATGGGACTTAAACCAAAGACCTCAACCTTTATTTTCCTCTTAGAACGGGAGATGTCATTTGAGCAAGAACTCATTGGCCCGTATGTCCCTTCGTTTTTTTTAAGTCATGGAAACATATTCTaatgttattattaataaatgaatGTATGAAAGCTAATTTGATTCTCTAAGGTACAAGTCAAAAGTCATTTCTAAGTGCGCTAGTGGTGCTCTTTCGTTTCCAAAAGTAAAAGTTGGACTTTTACAACCTTGAATGAATTAGTGTTTAGAGAAGAGTCATGATAACAGGACATCAGATAGTAATTACCTAGAATACATGGGTgtataaaacacaaaattttgtaatagcACATATGTTTTAACCTAATACTTACTTTCTAAATGATCTGAACATGACAGAACCGCAATGCTCCCCTTACGATCTGAAACAACAGCCGTGTCAACATCCATAAGAATACAGTCAGCAACTAATCTTTGTGATGGGTCACAGTAAAGTTGCTCCAGTTTTTTCGAATCCTAACATATAAGAAAGCAAAGGAAGTAAGTTTCAGGACCAATTACACAATCAACAGGCCATTATCATTTAATTTCAAGAATCAAAACCATATAGACAATTATCCTAAAACTATAAGTAATGAGGAGATATAAGTACACATTACAAGAACAACCCATGTTTGTTTTGCAAAAAGGCTAACTGGGGTCAAAACCAAATTACAGAGAAAAAACTACCTTCACCACTTACCTCATGGTAAGAATAGAAAAGAATACCATCACGGCAATCACCAACAGCAATTCTAGTAAAATATGACGTCAAAGACGTTATCATAAAGCGTGTCCTTCCTACAGCAAACCTTTTCATCCTTTGAGGATTGTCACTTGTAAAGCCACATACGTAAAACTGAGataaaaatcaacatattaacCAGCGGAGGGCATATACATAGAAAATTCACTGTAGCATCACAAAAGCATGCATACATAGCTTTTGATACTTGAAAACCAAtcacagaagaagaaagaaagaaaagaataaagcaACTTACATAATTACCAGCAGATGCCAAGAAGTAACGATCAAGATAAGTACATATTGCAAGGACCATTCCAGGCCATGTGGTTGAATAAGCTAATCGCAATTGCCATGACTCAGTCTCTTCAAGTTTGACTCCATCACAGCTAGTATCATCTGGGCTGCTACAGAGACTACTGCTTGATAGCTGTTCTGTGGCATATCCAACAATTTCACGAAATGGTGAAGTTCGTTGAGAAGTTGACCCTGCCTTTGAACAGAATGTTATGGATCCACTATCTGAATTTTGCACATGTTCTAGACAGAGGACAATAAGACGGCCTTTGGTACTGTTAAAGAAAAGTTCAGTTAAATATAACATGCACGGAACTAAAGATATGACATAAGAAGCACATTTCCAATCAACATATACATATTGGCAGGAAGCCcagcaaaataaaaacattaattttgaACACCCATTACTATGATTTACAAATAAGTATAATGCATTCTAGCAAAGGAGAAAACATTAGCAGTTCCATATTAAGAAACAGAaatctcaataaattaaaattgtgaCAGAATGGGACCAAAAAGGGCATGGGACAGATGAATACCTCTCAGCTTCACCATTGGGCATTATGGCTGGACCAGAAGACAGACTAGTCCCGACCACCAGGACCTGTTCATTTCCAACCCTCACTAATTCCATGGATTTGGCTGTTTCTCTAGGTTCAAGTTTAAAAGATGATAGCACTAAACCACTCAAAGGATCTACGCAACATATATCGGATGAACACACATCATTGCTCAATTGAGTTCTCATTACAAGCAATAGTCTGCTTTCACTATGATATAGGACCTTTCGTGGGGTGCCCCCAAGATGAAATTTCTGCACGTTAAGCCTCTTACTGTGCACCATCTCCACCTAGAGGGACAAAATCAAGATCATAAATATTAGTGTACCATGCAGACTAGTAGCAACATGTCCAAATCTGAGAGAAACGTTGTTAACAACTtgattcaaacatattcaaaagaaataaaggggGAGAGAGTGGGGAGGAAAGGGAGAAGagacaaaaagataaaaagatataaCCTTatttaaatttccttttttatttttcaatataaaattggaCATGGAACTTATGGAGGCAGCCCTTGACAATAAATTAATACGCATCCCTTTCACTTATTAGCACAAAACCCAGCTCAATTTTACAACTTAATTCCAATAATCTTATGAAACCCAAAGATTATTACAGATCCATTTGGAAAATCCATTAATGTAAATAATGAATTGCAAAACCCCAGCTTGAATTCGTATTTCAAACATTCCTACAGGTGCAGCAAGAcccaaaattcaacaaatatcaactttaaattataataaacttTTAAACATCACTTGATGGACAAAAAATAACCAGATATCCataagaaaatttataataataataaacatatcaatttgaaaatttataaataaaagtttataaGTAATAGTCGTAAACAAGATGAGTACATTATTATAAAAGTTATCATGATATATATCCATGGACTACTTGTCAATATTTGCCTTACATACTCCATGTAATTGAAGACGTAAGTTTGAACAAGCTGGAAAAGAATAGTCTTAAAATTGAAAGCCAAATTTTCACAAAGTATGACTCTAAAGAAGAGAGTTCTCACCAGATGTAAACTGTTCTCCGCAACGAATAAGATTCCTTTAGGACATTCAATAGAACATACAGGGGTCACATGTGTCGACGGTTGAAATGAGATAGATGTATAAGAGAGGCCGTGTCTTGCAGTATGCAACAACCAAGGTCTGTCACTAAGAGCAATTAAATCTGCATCAAGTGAATCACTCAGGGGAACCAAGAATACAGGTGTAATGCCAATGCGACGAATGGCAATCAATTGAAGATTTATTGGAAGGTCATTTGTCTTCTCAAATATATTTGCTTCACTAAACTGTGGGCTAAAAGAAGCTGGCACTCTAATACCTGTTAAAGCAGTACCTATATTTACTAAAGAACTAATAGGTTGTAATCTAGGAAATTCTGATGAAGACATTTTGGAGGGATCAGGCCATTCAAATCGAAGCAGCATTCCATTCCTCAAACCAGATAGTATATAAAGCCTATCAACCAGTATGAGCCTTACATCTTGAGGAATGCAGCCACTTATAGCAGTTCCTATGGTATTTGTTAATGAAATCATCCCAGAAGCAAGAACTCTTAGACCTTTATCAGGTATAAAAGACAATATTTCCACTGAAGGCCTATGCGTCCCAATAACAAAGGTTCTACCGCCGTTGATTCCCAATGGAAAGGCACTATTATTTACCATATGGATGAAAGAACTTGGTTGTTTTTGCTCAAAAGGCTTTTGAGGTACAGAAATGCATGATATTTCATTTTGCAATCTCAAACGCTGCATTTCATATATTTCATAATGATAAGCTGATAGCAATCTGACCCCAAGTACCAATAAAAAACAAGGATTAGAGGTCGAAACAACTATCATATTATGTCCAACTGCCCCCAAACTAATACTTGTATTATCTGGAAACCAAGATGTGCAAACCGGAGAGGACAAAGGGATACCATCAAAATGAGCAACATTGGTGGGTAAACAAAGCCTAACTGCATTTTGGTGAATCTGGACAAGCAAACCATCACTTACAAGGCCACATGCCAAAGTACAGACATCAGGCTGGAAACCAACTAATTCAGTCACATCAGAAAAACTTAATCCAACCGATAGTACCCGGGTCTCCTCAACAAATGATAGCACAAGGAAGGAATGATAAGGATTGTTTACTTTCATTCGAACTGTCCAAGTACCAGTCATGCCTTGATAAATAGGAGCAGTCCTCAAGAGTTTTTCTACACTAATACCACTACGTATAACCCTTAACGATCCCTCTGGTGCTACTCCACAGCAAGCAAACATTTGATCATGTTTCTCATCATGGGAATCCACAACTGACATATCTAATATTGGTGCAATGTTTTGAATAGGACTTGTGTAATGCAGTCTTCCATTCGAAAGTGTCAGGACCATCCCATCCCCCATCTCCACAAGCGCAGCCAGATATCCGCCTTGAACCCACAAAAGTGCCTTGCATGATAGACCTTTATAGAGACATTCTGATAGATTAACTTTGAGGCCATCAGaatcaaaaaatatttcaatcaTGAAAAGTTCTCCGGTATCTATACAGAAAATCATCCTTggatttttatgattttctggTTCCCAACTCCATGAGCACGCATGTTTGCAGGTTGAAGTCACATTGCTATTGTCACCATCTATACACATAGGATCATAATCCCTCAACTCGAGCAAAGCACAAGCAGCAACATTAAATAAACCTTCATCATCAACATCGTGTACTCTACATGATTCTTCAACAAAAGCATGCTCATCCACTGCATTAGgtaaaaaatttaagcttgttcGATAGACACAAGAAGGATTGTGAACATCTCTAAGATCCATTAAGAGAGCATCACCAACCCTGAACAAAAAGGCATATCCACGAGAGTGAGGAACTTCAACAATATCATGTGCTAGGGGTCCAGCTTCTTCAAACTGAGAAATAACATGTATAGCAGATTCTCTAATATTCCACTCCAACAACAGCAGTACATTCAAGACTGTTCCCCGCCTGCAGTTCCAAATTTTTAGTTCGTAATTAGATTTAACTTAGCACAACATTGTTAGAATAGAAATAGAATAATTTCATCCTGCAGCCAcataaacaatgaaaaacaagacTTCATTCCCCTATGAATACAAACTCAATTGCCATACCTATGTAGAAGAATGGCTAGTACAGGATTATGCTCCTTACTCAGTTGACTGGAATCTTGTGTAATAAAGCACATGCTCCATATAGTGCCACGTATACTGTTTTTATGGACACTTTTGGCAATACTTGCATCCCCTTCATTCTCAGGAGGATAAATCAGTTTCTGAATTTGTCAGACAAGAGAACATCTAAGTAACTCCGCATGAAATTCTCATGTCAACAGAATAAATGAGTCAATTAAACAAAATGTTCCCTCCACTCCCAAATTATAGTGTCCAAATTTCCTTTTTGGGATGTCCTAGAACTCATCCCTTTGTCAAAAagtacacacacaaacacacacgtATATATATTCCACAGTGCATGATGCATCACATCTACCATACATAATGTTATATACCAAATCCCAAGGGTAGCTAAATCAGCTGGGAGTACACCTCATGTAGCGGACTTCCCTTTCCACTCTCTTTTGGGCCAAAAGCTCAATTATCAATTAAAACAATCTGATATACCTTTTGacttttcaatgaaaaattaagGTAATATTAAAAAGTTCATAATCTTAAGTAGGTGGGAAAGCAGCTAATGTTAGTTCCAAAAAATACGACGACAATTATTTAAGGACAAGGGAGTAATTTCATATGGTTTTCTTTTATCCATATGGAAAAGCAAATCACTATCTATAACAGGAgcaattcaaaatatttttaacctCATTGATAATTTCGCTGCCATCAGTTGTTGAAACAGAAAACAAAGCCAAGCGATCTTCATATGCACTAGCAGCAATGAAACAGCCActgtaaaaagaaaatcataaaagtTAGAACTCAAGAAAATCTTTATAAACTCCATatacttttctttccaatactTGAGggatgagaaaagaaaatacatacaAACATATTAACAAGGAAGTTTGAGCTCAATTTCCATGCCAACAATTGGTTTCCTACCCGATATCAGCGTTcaaaaaaaaagcatgtgtCCATATATTGACCCTATATAAAGTAAgactctttttctttatttttccccacTTTTTCAATAAGAAGAACATCACCAACagcaataacaacaacaaagccttagtcccaaattttgggttggctatggatcctcaacagatTAGTCAAGGTCAGTAACATGCATCCTTTTCCTCCATTCAATTCTATCCGAAATCATAGTTTCTATCACTTCAttaattgacatgtcattttttactAGGTTTACAAATGTTATTTTTTGACTTACTCTACCATTTTTCGTTCCTTCAACTTGAATTAACTTACTCTTTTTTACCAATGCATCAGTCACTCTCCTTTGaacatgaccaaaccatctcaagtgactctccctcatcttttcatcaatagagGTCACCCTATCTTTAAACGGATTTCATGATTTCAAATCCATCTTTCTATGTATTTCCACTAATCaatcttaacattctcatttcatCTAAACTCATTTCATGAATATATTGCTTCTTAACATCCCAACATCAAGTAACATAAAACATAGCTGGTCTTACAACAGTctataaaatttttcctttaaCTTAATATGTATTCTTCGATCACACACTACTCCTAATGCACTTCTCCACTTCATCcaccaatctttttttttgataggtaatcagaaatttattaataaagagaaaaaagaaaagaaaagaaaagtacaagttgttcatgatgatgaacaagaagaaaaaaaaaaaaaaacaaacaacacagCAAAACGAGAAATTAGGAAACTAAGCtaagagaaaacataaactcagagagagaagaacattcagtaaaaccccaacaacGAGACCACTCCCAAAGACTACGTTGGCATAAAACTTTTAACTTGTCCAAAGTCTTCTCATTATCCTCAAAGGAACGACGATTTCGTTCCAACCACacaatccacattaagcacCCTGGAACCAAATTCCAGATGTCTGAATTATGATTCCCGAGCCACTGATGCCAACAAGATAACAAACCCGCAACTGATCCTGGCATCacccaatgaataccaaagGCCTGAAGCATAAAAGTCCAAAGGGAATGAGTAATAGGGCAGTGAAGGAGAAGATGGTCTACTGACTCCCCATCAcaacaacacatacaacaccaagtAGCCAACGGGTGACCCCTAAGCATTAGATTGTCCAAAGTGAGGATCCGACCATGAGTAGCTGTCCACAAAAAGAACGCCACTCGCCTAGGaatctttggtttccaaacacccttccaaggaaacaaagaattcgAAGCACCCCGAATCCATGGTAATAAGACCGGGTG
The DNA window shown above is from Quercus lobata isolate SW786 chromosome 7, ValleyOak3.0 Primary Assembly, whole genome shotgun sequence and carries:
- the LOC115954023 gene encoding splicing factor 3B subunit 3 isoform X1, whose amino-acid sequence is MAVSEEECSSVKSRSSSSASSSATTTHYLAKCVLRGSVVLQVLYGHIRSPTFLDVVFAKETSIELVIIAEDGIVQSVCEQPVFGTIKDIAILPWNEKFNAAQSPQMRGKDLLIVISDSGKLSFLTFCNEMHRFFPVTHVQLSNPGNSRHQPGRMLSVDSSGCFIAASAYEDRLALFSVSTTDGSEIINEKLIYPPENEGDASIAKSVHKNSIRGTIWSMCFITQDSSQLSKEHNPVLAILLHRRGTVLNVLLLLEWNIRESAIHVISQFEEAGPLAHDIVEVPHSRGYAFLFRVGDALLMDLRDVHNPSCVYRTSLNFLPNAVDEHAFVEESCRVHDVDDEGLFNVAACALLELRDYDPMCIDGDNSNVTSTCKHACSWSWEPENHKNPRMIFCIDTGELFMIEIFFDSDGLKVNLSECLYKGLSCKALLWVQGGYLAALVEMGDGMVLTLSNGRLHYTSPIQNIAPILDMSVVDSHDEKHDQMFACCGVAPEGSLRVIRSGISVEKLLRTAPIYQGMTGTWTVRMKVNNPYHSFLVLSFVEETRVLSVGLSFSDVTELVGFQPDVCTLACGLVSDGLLVQIHQNAVRLCLPTNVAHFDGIPLSSPVCTSWFPDNTSISLGAVGHNMIVVSTSNPCFLLVLGVRLLSAYHYEIYEMQRLRLQNEISCISVPQKPFEQKQPSSFIHMVNNSAFPLGINGGRTFVIGTHRPSVEILSFIPDKGLRVLASGMISLTNTIGTAISGCIPQDVRLILVDRLYILSGLRNGMLLRFEWPDPSKMSSSEFPRLQPISSLVNIGTALTGIRVPASFSPQFSEANIFEKTNDLPINLQLIAIRRIGITPVFLVPLSDSLDADLIALSDRPWLLHTARHGLSYTSISFQPSTHVTPVCSIECPKGILFVAENSLHLVEMVHSKRLNVQKFHLGGTPRKVLYHSESRLLLVMRTQLSNDVCSSDICCVDPLSGLVLSSFKLEPRETAKSMELVRVGNEQVLVVGTSLSSGPAIMPNGEAESTKGRLIVLCLEHVQNSDSGSITFCSKAGSTSQRTSPFREIVGYATEQLSSSSLCSSPDDTSCDGVKLEETESWQLRLAYSTTWPGMVLAICTYLDRYFLASAGNYFYVCGFTSDNPQRMKRFAVGRTRFMITSLTSYFTRIAVGDCRDGILFYSYHEDSKKLEQLYCDPSQRLVADCILMDVDTAVVSDRKGSIAVLSCSDHLENNASPECNLTLSSAYYMGEIAMSIRKGSYSYKLPADDVLNAIDLSQNTIIASTLLGSITIFIPISREEHELLEAVQARLVVHPLTSPVLGNDHDDFRSRENPVGVPKILDGDMLTQFLELTSKQQEAILLLPLGSPDTVKSSLKPHLPSPIPVNQVVQLLERVHYALN
- the LOC115954023 gene encoding splicing factor 3B subunit 3 isoform X2 encodes the protein MFFPVTHVQLSNPGNSRHQPGRMLSVDSSGCFIAASAYEDRLALFSVSTTDGSEIINEKLIYPPENEGDASIAKSVHKNSIRGTIWSMCFITQDSSQLSKEHNPVLAILLHRRGTVLNVLLLLEWNIRESAIHVISQFEEAGPLAHDIVEVPHSRGYAFLFRVGDALLMDLRDVHNPSCVYRTSLNFLPNAVDEHAFVEESCRVHDVDDEGLFNVAACALLELRDYDPMCIDGDNSNVTSTCKHACSWSWEPENHKNPRMIFCIDTGELFMIEIFFDSDGLKVNLSECLYKGLSCKALLWVQGGYLAALVEMGDGMVLTLSNGRLHYTSPIQNIAPILDMSVVDSHDEKHDQMFACCGVAPEGSLRVIRSGISVEKLLRTAPIYQGMTGTWTVRMKVNNPYHSFLVLSFVEETRVLSVGLSFSDVTELVGFQPDVCTLACGLVSDGLLVQIHQNAVRLCLPTNVAHFDGIPLSSPVCTSWFPDNTSISLGAVGHNMIVVSTSNPCFLLVLGVRLLSAYHYEIYEMQRLRLQNEISCISVPQKPFEQKQPSSFIHMVNNSAFPLGINGGRTFVIGTHRPSVEILSFIPDKGLRVLASGMISLTNTIGTAISGCIPQDVRLILVDRLYILSGLRNGMLLRFEWPDPSKMSSSEFPRLQPISSLVNIGTALTGIRVPASFSPQFSEANIFEKTNDLPINLQLIAIRRIGITPVFLVPLSDSLDADLIALSDRPWLLHTARHGLSYTSISFQPSTHVTPVCSIECPKGILFVAENSLHLVEMVHSKRLNVQKFHLGGTPRKVLYHSESRLLLVMRTQLSNDVCSSDICCVDPLSGLVLSSFKLEPRETAKSMELVRVGNEQVLVVGTSLSSGPAIMPNGEAESTKGRLIVLCLEHVQNSDSGSITFCSKAGSTSQRTSPFREIVGYATEQLSSSSLCSSPDDTSCDGVKLEETESWQLRLAYSTTWPGMVLAICTYLDRYFLASAGNYFYVCGFTSDNPQRMKRFAVGRTRFMITSLTSYFTRIAVGDCRDGILFYSYHEDSKKLEQLYCDPSQRLVADCILMDVDTAVVSDRKGSIAVLSCSDHLENNASPECNLTLSSAYYMGEIAMSIRKGSYSYKLPADDVLNAIDLSQNTIIASTLLGSITIFIPISREEHELLEAVQARLVVHPLTSPVLGNDHDDFRSRENPVGVPKILDGDMLTQFLELTSKQQEAILLLPLGSPDTVKSSLKPHLPSPIPVNQVVQLLERVHYALN
- the LOC115954023 gene encoding uncharacterized protein LOC115954023 isoform X3 — translated: MAVSEEECSSVKSRSSSSASSSATTTHYLAKCVLRGSVVLQVLYGHIRSPTFLDVVFAKETSIELVIIAEDGIVQSVCEQPVFGTIKDIAILPWNEKFNAAQSPQMRGKDLLIVISDSGKLSFLTFCNEMHRFFPVTHVQLSNPGNSRHQPGRMLSVDSSGCFIAASAYEDRLALFSVSTTDGSEIINEKLIYPPENEGDASIAKSVHKNSIRGTIWSMCFITQDSSQLSKEHNPVLAILLHRRGTVLNVLLLLEWNIRESAIHVISQFEEAGPLAHDIVEVPHSRGYAFLFRVGDALLMDLRDVHNPSCVYRTSLNFLPNAVDEHAFVEESCRVHDVDDEGLFNVAACALLELRDYDPMCIDGDNSNVTSTCKHACSWSWEPENHKNPRMIFCIDTGELFMIEIFFDSDGLKVNLSECLYKGLSCKALLWVQGGYLAALVEMGDGMVLTLSNGRLHYTSPIQNIAPILDMSVVDSHDEKHDQMFACCGVAPEGSLRVIRSGISVEKLLRTAPIYQGMTGTWTVRMKVNNPYHSFLVLSFVEETRVLSVGLSFSDVTELVGFQPDVCTLACGLVSDGLLVQIHQNAVRLCLPTNVAHFDGIPLSSPVCTSWFPDNTSISLGAVGHNMIVVSTSNPCFLLVLGVRLLSAYHYEIYEMQRLRLQNEISCISVPQKPFEQKQPSSFIHMVNNSAFPLGINGGRTFVIGTHRPSVEILSFIPDKGLRVLASGMISLTNTIGTAISGCIPQDVRLILVDRLYILSGLRNGMLLRFEWPDPSKMSSSEFPRLQPISSLVNIGTALTGIRVPASFSPQFSEANIFEKTNDLPINLQLIAIRRIGITPVFLVPLSDSLDADLIALSDRPWLLHTARHGLSYTSISFQPSTHVTPVCSIECPKGILFVAENSLHLVEMVHSKRLNVQKFHLGGTPRKVLYHSESRLLLVMRTQLSNDVCSSDICCVDPLSGLVLSSFKLEPRETAKSMELVRVGNEQVLVVGTSLSSGPAIMPNGEAESTKGRLIVLCLEHVQNSDSGSITFCSKAGSTSQRTSPFREIVGYATEQLSSSSLCSSPDDTSCDGVKLEETESWQLRLAYSTTWPGMVLAICTYLDRYFLASAGNYFYVCGFTSDNPQRMKRFAVGRTRFMITSLTSYFTRIAVGDCRDGILFYSYHEVSGEGFEKTGATLL